ACCGTGGGGCGGCAGGCGGTGGCGCAGCCGCGCGACGGCCGAGCCCGGACCGACGGCCACCAGGTCGAGGCGCGAGACCCGGTCGCGGTAGCCGGTGGCCCCGGAACCGGCCAGGGCCACGGCCCAGGCGGCGCCGGCCGCCGCCTGGGCCGTGGCGGCGGGCGAAGCGCCCGCCTGCGGCTCCAGCCACTCCCCCAAGACCCGCTGGGCCACATCCCGCGCTCGGCGGACCAGCTCCGCCCTGGCGATGGCCATGGCTCAACCCCCCGTATCGGCCCGGATCCCGGCGCCGGCCCGCCGGCTCAGCCCTGGCGGTACTGCACGCCGTAGCCGCCCCGCGGGTTGAGCCACTTGATGTTGCGGAAGGGGCAGCCGATGCGGCAGGTGCCGCACTCGACGCAGCCCTCGTACCCCACCAGGATCTTCTGGGCCTCGGGATCCCACTCGTAGACGTGGGCCGGGCAGAACTTGGTGCAGTACTGCTCCGGGCACTTGGTCAGGCACACGTCCGGGTCGATGATGAACAGGTGCGACTGCTTGTCGGCGTTGAACCGGTCCAGGTAGAGTTTGTCCTGGATGCTCATGGGCTTGGCGCCGCCCGAAGCCTGGGCGCCCTCGCCCGCCTGCGCGTCCACCGCCTTGGGGGCCGCCGCGACGGCGGCCGCAGCCCGTGCGCTCATCCGATCGCCCTCCACATGGCGTACAGGTCGTAGGCGATGCGCCAGAGCGGCCGCTGCTGGCGCACCATCCGGACGATCTTCGCCTGCTTGTCCCACTTCGGCGTGCTGTCGACGGTGAAGAACTCGCGCATCACCTGGCTCAACAGCTCGGGATAGTCCCGCAGGAACTGGGGGTTGGCGTCGAAGAACTCGTTGGCGTGGTTGTACTTCCGCAGGTCCTTGAGCACGTACGTCTCCTCGAGCCGCTGCTGGTAGCGACACAGCACCCGGCTCGAGGTGTCGCCCTCCGCCAGGGCCTCCAGGGCGACCTCGCCGGCGATGCGCCCCGAGGTCATCGCCAGGTTCGAGCCCTCGCGGTGGATCGCGTTGGTCAGGCCGGCGGCGTCGCCCACCACCATCAACCCGTCCTTGAACAGGCGCGGGATCGCCTTGTAGCCGCCCTCGGGGATCAGCTTGGCGGAGTACTCGATCACCTTGCCGCCCTCGATCAGCTTGCGCACCTTGGGGTGCTGCTTGAGCCGCTCCAACAGGTCGTTGGGGTTCATGCCGCTGTAGACCAGGTGCTTGACCAGCACCCCGACCCCGAAGGAGAGCGACTCCTTGTTGGTGTACAGGAACGCCATCCCCAGCATGCCGGCGGTGGCGTCGCCCAGCATCTCCACCGTGGCACCCTGACCGGGCTCCAGGCCGAAGCGGTCCTCGATCTTCTCCCGCGGCAGCTCGATGACCTCCTTGACCGCCAGGGCCGCCTCGTCCATCGCCCAGTCATCGTGGAGCCCCGCCTTCTGGGTCAGCAGGTTGTTGACCCCCTCGGCCAGGATGACCACGTCGGCGTAGACCTCGCCCTCGGGCCGGCCCGCCACCACCCCGACCACACGGCCGCGGTCGTCGTGGATCAGGTCGACCACCGTGGTCCGGGTGATCAGGGTCGCCCCGGCCTCTTCCACCTTCTTCGCGAACCAGGGGTCGAACTTGGCCCGCAGCACCGTGAAGTTGTTGGGCGGGTCGTCGGCCCAGCGCGGCGTGCGGTAGCCGAAGGTGACCGCCGCGTCCGGCGTGAGCAGCCAGTAGTTCTGCTCCACGATGGTGCGCTCGATGGGCGCCTCGCGCCAGAATCCCGGCAGCAGCTCGTCCAGCTGGTGCCGGTAGAGCACGCCGCCCATCACGTTCTTGGAGCCGGGGTACTCCCCCCGCTCCAGGATCAGCACGTTGGCGCCGCCCCGGGCCAGGACCAGGCCGGCCGACAGGCCCGCCGGACCGGCGCCGACGATCACCACGTCGAAGCGCTCTGCCACAGCCATCCCTCCGTCAGGCGCCCGCCCGGGCCGCCGCGGCCGCGCCTTCCTGGGCCTCGCCGCCTCCGGCCGCGCCCGCCGACGCCGAAGCCTCGTCCGCCAGCTGGTCCAGCCGGCGTGCCAGCTCCTCCTGCAGCGCGGGGAGGATCTGGAACAGGTCGCCGACCACGCCGAAGTCGGCCACCTTGAAGATCGGCGCCTGGGGGTCCTTGTTGACCGCGACGATCAGTTCCGCGTTCTGCATGCCCACGGTGTGCTGGATGGCCCCGGAGATGCCGAAGGCGAAGTACACCTTGGGCCGCACGGTCAGGCCCGTCTGGCCCACCTGGTGCTCCCGGCCGATCCAACCGGCGTCGACGATGGCGCGGGATGCCCCGACGACGCCGCCGACCACCTCGGCGAAGTCGAAGAGCAGCTTGAGGTTCTTCGGATCCTGGAAGCCGCGGCCGCCGGCCACCACCACGTCGGCCCGCTCCAGCTGGGCCTGGGGGTCGGGCTCGTCGATCACGCCCAGCACCTGGGTGCGCAGGCTGCGTTCGTCCAGGTCCACGGGGAAGCGGACGATCTCGCCGCTCCGCCCGGGCTGGCGCGGCGCGGGCTCCATCATCTTCGGCCGCACCGTGGCCATCTGGGGCCGGTGCTTCTTGCAGAGGATCACCGCCAGCTGCTTCTCGAGGAACGCCGGCCGGATCGCGTCCAGCAGCCTCGTTTCGGGGTCCACGTCGAGCTGGGTGCAGTCCGCCGTCAGCCCGGTCTGCAGCGTGGTGGCGATGGTGCCCGCCAGGTCGCGGCCCGTGCTGGTGGCGCCCAGCAGGAAGATCTCCGGCTTCACCTGGCGGATCGCCGGCGTCAGCACCCGGGAGTAGGCCTCGTTGCGGTAGACCGCCAGCGCCGGATGATCCATCAGGATCACCCGGTCGCAGCCGCGCTCCACCGCCTCCCGGGCGACGGCCTCCACCTGGTGACCGGCGACGAAGCCGATGAGCTCGACCCCCAGCTTGTCGGCCAGCACCCGACCGATGCCCGCCAGCTCCCAGGCGACGGGCGCCGCCTGGCCGCCGTGCTGCTCGATGAAGATCCCGACGCCCCGGTAGGCCTCCAGATCCGGCGTCCCGCCGGGTCCCCGCGCCGCCGCAGACCGCCGCTGGGCCGCGGCGGGTGCGGCGCCCGCCGCGCCGCCGCGCCCGCCGGCCGCCGGGGCGGCGGCCGGGGCCTGCTTCGCCATGGCTCCCTCGCTCACCGTCCTCCTCCCCTCCCTCCAACGGCGCTCAGCGATCGCCGGACGAACCGGCCGCGCCACCCGCCCCCTGGGCCATGGCCGCCGCCATGGCGGCGGCGCGTCGGCTCTCCAACACCGCCTTGCGGAAGGTGGGGTGCGCCAGCAGCCGGTCGGCCAGCTCCCGGGCGGCCCGCCGCGGGTCGCTGCCGTCGATCATCACCGTGTCCCGCTTCCGCTCCGGCGGGGTGAAGGACTTGGCCACGATGGTGGGCGACCCCAGCAGCCCCACCTCGGTGCGGTCGAGCCCCAGGGTCTCGCGGTTCCAGACGATGGGCTTGTGCCGCGCCGCCCGCAGCATGCCGGGCAGGGAGGCGTAGCGCAGCTCGTTGAGCTCCTTCTCGACGGTCAGCAGGGCGGGCAGCGTCGAGCGCACCACCTGGCGGCCGCCCTCCACCTTGCGCTCGACCACGATGTAGCGCCCCTGGGGGTTGACCTCCCGGATGCGGATCACGTAGGTCAGCACCGGGATGTCCAGGCGCGCGGCGATCCCCGGCCCGACCTGCCCCGTGTCGCCGTCGATGGTCTGCCGGCCGCAGCAGATCAGGTCCACGGGCCCGAACTCCCGTTCGATGCGCCGGATGGCCTCGGCGAGGACCCGGCTGGTGGCGAAGGTGTCCGCGCCGGCCATCGCCCGGTCGCTGACCAGGATGGTGCGGTCGGCCCCCACCGCCACCGCCTCCTTGAGCGACTGCTCGAAGAAGGGGGGGCCCATGCTGACCACCGTCACCTCGCCGCCGAACTGGTCCTTGATCTGCAGGGCCGCCTCCAGGGCGTGGACGTCGTAGGGGTTGATGATCGAGGTCACGCCCTGGCGCACCAGGGTGCCCGTCTTGGGGTTGATGCGCATCTCGGAGCTGTCGGGCACCTGCTTGAGGCAGACCACCACGTGCATGCTCCCACCGCCCTTTCCCGCCCGGTGCTGCGCCGTCTCCCATCCGCGCGGCGCGGCTTGCGGGCTGGCCGGGTCCGCCCGGCTGGCGGAGACCGCCGCGCAGCGCGGCCCGCCGGTGGGGACGGCCGGCCTACTTTGTGATACGGTTCACATGTTGGCCTAGAGATTGCTCCCACGTCACCGCCGAGGGACCCGCGCCGCCGCCCGCGGCTCCGTCCCCAGAGGGGTTCGCCATCGTGCCGACGAAGCCTTCACCGTGCAACTTGGTTTGCCTTGGTTTGCCACAACGTGCGATACCCGTCGGTTCGCCTCGTTCGCCACGACGTGCGATCCGTTGGCTCGCCACCCTCAATCCCACTGTATGCCTCTTCGCGGTGGGTTTCAATGCGATCCCGTCTTCGCCGTGGATCGGCGCGGGGACCCGCCGGTTTCGCGCCGCCGGCCTTGGTGTCGCGCCTACAGGCGACGGCGCAGGCGTGGATCCGCGGGCGCGCCGGGGATGCGCCCGCGCTTGGCGACCGGCCGGCCGGCCACCTCTTTGATGTCCATGGTCATGTCCACCGGCGGCGCGGCGGCGACGTAGCTGCCGACGCCGAAGGCATCGGCGCCCGCGGCCTTCAGCGGCGGGATGCGCTCGGGGGTGATGCCGCCCGACACGAACACCCTGACGTGCCCGAAGCCGGCCTGGGCGAGCCGGGCCTTGACCTCGCGGACCAGGCCGGGGGTGACGCCGCCCCGCTCCGACGGCGTGTCGAGCCGCACCGCCGCCAGCCGACGGCCCATGGCCGCCGCCACCCGCACGGCTTCCACCGCCTCGTCCTGGAAGGTGTCCACCAGCACCACCCGACCCTCCTGGGGCGGGAACACCCGGTCCGCCGCCTCGGCCACCGTCAGCGTGTCGCCGGCGATCAGCATCACCGCGTGGGGCAGCGTGCCCACGGGGTCCCGTCCCGCCAGCCGGGCGCCCAGGATGCAGCTGGCGCCGTCCATGCCGCCGACCACGGCGGCCCGCTCCATGACCGGCGCCACGGCGGGGTGGACGTGCCGGGCGCCGAAGCAGATCACCGGCGTCTCCCCAGCCGCCTCCTTCACCTGCCGGGCGGCCGTAGCCCACCCGGTGGCCGAGGCGAGCATGCCGAGCAGCGCCGTCTCGTACAGGCCGAAGGCGCCGTACGGTCCCTGGATGCGCAGCACCACCTGGCCGGCCTCCACCGGTTGCCCCTCGTCGGCGGCCCAGACCGCCACCGGCAGCCCGCGGAGCAGCTCCAGGACCTCCTCCACGCCGCAGAGGATCCCCGCCCGGTTGGCGAAGACGTCCGCCGTCACCGGCGTGTCCAGGGCCCCCAGGTGGCGGAGCACCTCGTAGGTCTTGACGAAGTAGACGTCGGTGGTCGCGCCGCGCCGGATCTCCTCGTGGGTCGCCGAGTGCAGCCGCCCCGGGCCGGGGCGCACCGCGTCCAGCGTCGCGAAGGAGTCGACGCGGCCCTGCGTCGCCGGGGTCTCGGGTTCACCGGCCGATGCCATGGTCGCCCACGCCTCCCTCGTCCCGGCCGCCCCTTGGGGCCGGGGCCGGTTCGTCCCCGTCCGCCGACAGGCCCGCCGCCTCCCGCAGGGCCCGGACCTCGGCACGGGTCAACGGCCGCCAGCGGCCCGGCGCCAGGCGGCCCAATCGCAACGGTCCCACGGCCACCCGCACCAGCCGCACCACGTCCCAGCCCACCGCCCGGCACATGCGCCGGACCTGGCGCTTGCGGCCCTCCCGCAACACCACCTCGACCCACCCGCCCCCGGGGCGCCGGCGCAGGATGCGGGCGGCCCGGGCGCGGGCCGGCCCGTCGTCCAGCAGCACCCCGTCCCGCAGCCGGCGCAGGCGCCGGGCCTCCAGCGGGCCGCGCACCAGCACGTGGTAGACCTTGTCCACCTCGTGGCGCGGGTGGGTCAGGGCGAAGGTCAGCTCGCCGTCGTCGGTGAGCAGCAGCAGGCCCTCGCTGTCGACGTCCAGCCGGCCCACGGGATGCAGACCCGCGAGCCCCACCCGGCGGCAGAAGTCGCCCACGCTGGGACGCCCCTGGGGATCGCGCAGCGTGGTCACCATGCCCCGCGGCTTGTGGAAGAGCACGTACCGCTTGCGGGCCAGGCGCCGGGGCAGATCGCCCAGAGGGCGCCCGTCGATGGCGATCACGTCCCGCTCCGGGTCCGCCCGCGTCCCCAGCACGGCGGGCCGGCCGTTGACGGTGACGCGGCCGGCGGCGATCCACGCCTCCGCCCGCCGCCGGGAGGCGATCCCGGCGCGGGACAGCAGCTTCTGCAGTCGCTCGGCGGGCACCGGTCAGACCTCCACGCGGAAGACGGCCTCCACCTCGACGGCGGCATCCAGGGGCAGCTCCGCCACCCCCACCGCCGAGCGCGCGTGGCGTCCGCGCTCGCCGAACACCTGCCCGAGCAGCTCCGAGGCGCCGTTGACCACCTGCGGCTGCCCGGTGAAGCCGGGGGCGCTGTTGACGAACCCGACCACCTTGACCACGCGCACCACGCGGTCCAGCGAGCCGGCGACCGCCCGCACCACGGCCAGGGCGTTCAGGGCGCAGAGGCGCGCGGCGGCGTAGCCGTCGTCCGGCGTGACGTCACGGCCCACCTTGCCGCGGTAGAGCACCTGCCCCTCGCGCAGGGGCAGCTGTCCCGACACGTAGAGCCACCCGTCCTCCAGCACGCCGGGCACGTAGGCAGCCACCGGCGGCGCCACGGGCGGAAGCGCGAGGCCGAGTTCCTCCAAGCGGCGTTCGAAGGACAACGGACCCCCTCCTTCCCCTCCTCCCCTCTATATTGGCCTCCCCTGCCAGACCCGTCCACGGGCGCCGACGGGCGCCACCGGGGGCGGGATGGCGCCGGCCGGCTCGGTGGGCAGGCGGGGGGTCTCGCCAGCGCCCGGCCGGGCTGCGGTCCCGGGCGGAGGGATGCGGCGCGCGCCGTCGGCCCGGAGAACCCCGCCCGCGGTCCCGCGCGGAGGGACGCAGCCCGCGGCGTCGGCCGGAGGAGCCCGGCCCGCGACGCCGTGGGGAGGAACGCAGCCGGCGGCGCCGTGGAGAGGGATGCGGCTGCGGGCGCCGGCCGGAGCGACGCGGCCCGCGGTACCGGGGGGAGGGACGCGGCGCGGGACGCCGTGGGCAGGACGCGGCCTGCGGCGCCATGGGGAGGGACGCGGCGCCGGGTCCCGCACGGAGGAACCCCCCGTGCCGTCGGCCGGGAGCGCGACGTGCGGCCCGCCGGCCGGGGCGCGCCTCCGCCGGCCGGCGCCCGCGTCGCCCGGCCGTCAGCCGAAGAGGGCGCGGACCAGCAGCACCGAGGTGAGGATGCCGACGGCATCGGCGATCAGGCCGACGGGCAGGGCGTGGCGCGAGGCGCGGATGCACACGGACCCGAAGTAGACGGTGAGGATGTAGAAGGTGGTGTCGGTGCTCCCCTGCATGACGGTGGCGAGCCGGCCGATGTACGAGTCCGGCCCGTGCTGGCGCACCAGGTCGGCCATCAGGCCGAAGGCGCCGCCCCCGGAGAGGGGCCGGACCAGGGCGAGGGGGAGGACCTCCCCCGGCATGCCCAGGGGGCGCAGGAGGGGTTCGGCCAGGTGGACCAGCAGCGCCATGGCGCCCGACTCGCGGAAGGCGGTGATGGCCGCCAGGATCGCCACCAGGTAGGGGATGATCTGCACCCCGATCCAGAAGCCGTCCTTGGCCCCCTCGACGAAGGCCTCGTACACCCGGACGCCGCGGAGGAACCCGTAGATGGGGATCCCCACCAGGAGGGCCGGGATCGACCAGGTCGAGAGGAGCTGGACCAGTTCCCATACCACGGATCGCGCCCCCTCCGGCGGCCCCCTCCCCCCGGTCAGGCGGGGCCCGGGCCGGACGGGTCCGGCGGCGGGGCGGCCGGCGACGCGTCGCAGCGGCGCGGGGCGTCACCGCCGGGCCCGGAGGCTCCCGCGGCCCCGTCCACCGCCCCCGGGTGCGGGGCGTCCGCGGTGTCCGCACCGGGCGGCGGGGGCGGCACGGGGGCCAGGGGCCGCAGGAGCCGATCGGCCGCCAGGGCGGTCACGGTGGCCACGGTGCTGGCGAGCAGCGTGGGCCCCACGATCTCGGCGGGATTGGCCGACCCGGCCGCCGCCCGCACGGCGATGACGGTGGCCGGCACCAGGGTGACGCCCGAGGTGGTCAGCGCCAGGAAGGTCACCATGGCGTCGGAGGCGGCGTGCTTGTGCGGGTTGATGCGCTGCAGCTCCTGCATCGCCTTGAGCCCCAGGGGCGTGGCCGCCGGCCCGACGCCCAGCAGGTTCGCGCTGACGCTCATCACCACGGCCCCCAGGGCGGGATCCCCCGGCGGGATGGTCGGGAAGATCCGGCGCATCAGGGGTTGGAGCCCGCGGGCCACCGCCGTCACCAGGCCGGCCTCCTCGGCGATCTTCATCAGGCCGAGCCACAGGGAGGTGACGCCGAGGAAGCCGATGACCGTCTCCACCGCCAGCTGCGTCGAGGCCATGACGGCCTCGGTGACCTGCTCGACGCGCCCCGTGGCGGCGGCCACGGCCAACCCCACGATCAGCAGCCCCAGCCAGATCAGGTCGAGCACGCCGGTCCCCTCCCCCGTCGCCCGCGGGTCCGGCGGCTGGCGCGGCCGGGCTCCGGACCCCCGTCAATCCCTATGCGGCCGGGGGCGGGCCCATCCCGCCCGCCAGCGCTGCCGCACGACGGGCATGCGGCACGGCGGCACCGACCGTCGTGCCGCGCCGCGGGGGCCCCGTCGCGCCGCGGGAGGCCCCGTCGCGCCGCGACGCGGGGCCCCTCTGGACGGGCGGCCGGCGCCCTCGCAGGCACGGACGCGGACCGTCAGCCCGCGACCGGGGCGGGGATCGTCGCCCGGCGACCGGCGGGCGGATCGTCGCTTCGCTACCGTCACCAGGCGCCGCACGGCCCTACCGCGGCGCCGGCCCCCGGGCTCCCGCCCGGGGCGGGGAGGGCTACGGCCTGGCGCGGCGGGGCGGCCCGTCGGGCCGGTTCGTCCCCCTAACCGGAGCCCATCCAGGCCAGGGTGCGCCGGCGCACCCGTTCCATGAAGGCCGCCAGCTCGTTGCCGAAGCGTTCGAACCGCGCCGCCATCTCGGCGTCGTCCCGGGAGGAGAGGGTGATCTCGGCGATGCGCGCCTCGATGGACTTCTCCCGGTCCAGGCTGCGCAGGATCAGGTCGATCTCGCCGATCACCTGGCGGAACAGGTTGATCTTCTCATCCAGGAGGCGCAGGATGTACTCCTCGATGGTGCGGCGGGCGTAGAGGTTGAAGACCCGCACGGACTCCGCCCGCTGTCCCAGGCGGTGGACGCGGCCGATGCGCTGCTCGACCCGCATGGGGTTCCAGGGCAGGTCGTAGTTGACCACGTTGCGGCAGAACTGCAGGTTGACCCCCTGTCCGCCGCACTCGGTGCTGATCAGCACCCGCGCGCCCCGCCGGAAGCGGGCGGTGGCGGCGTCCCGCTCCGCCGCCCCCATGGCCCCGTGGTAGACCACGGTCTCGATCCCCGCCCGGCGCAGGCGCCGGGCCAGGTAGTCCTGGGTGGCGCGGAACTCGGTGAAGACCACCACCGGCTCGTCCAGCCGGTGGATCAGCCGCTCCAGCATCTGGGCCTTGTGGTTCTCGTCCACCTGGCGGGCCAGCTCGCGCACGCGGGTCCAGGCCAGCGACTGCCACCCCTCGCTGCCCGCCAGCCGTTCCAGGGTGGCGCGCAGGGCGTGGGAGCTGGAGCAGACCTCGCGCTGCAGGGTGAGCAGCGGGAGCACCGTGCCGTGGTACAGCCGGCGCTCGGCGTACTCCTCGCGCACCGCCCGCAGGACGGCCTCGTAGAGCTCGCGCTCCTCGGGGAAGGGGTCCAGCCCGACCAGCTCCACCTCCCGGGCCGGGAAGGGCAGGTCCAGCTCGGCCCGCCGGTTGCGGATCATCACCCGGGCCAGCACCTGCTTGAGCTGCTGCGGGTCCTTGGGGGTCCGCTTGTCCAGGAGGAAGTTGCGCCAGAACTCGCTGTAGGACCCGAAGAGGTCCGGCCGCACCAGGCTCACCAGGCTGTAGAGCTCCGTCAGGTCGTTTTGCAGGGGGGTGGCGGAGAGCAGCAGCAGGTAGCGGGTCGCGAGCCCGCGGACGAAGGCGTGGGCCTGGGTGTTGCGATTCTTCAGCTTGTGGGCCTCGTCCACGATCACCAGGTCCCAGGGGCGCGCCTGGAGGATGCGGCGCTGCTCGTCCCGCTTGGCCAGGTCGAGGGAGGTCACGATCCGCTCGGCGCGCTGGAGGGCCGCTCCCCGCGGGTTGACGGCCAGGGGGAGGGCGAACTTGTCCCGGAACTCCGCGGCCCACTGGCTGACCAGCGGCGTGGGAACCAGCACCAGCACGCGGCGGATGCCGTGGCGCGCCATGAGCTCGCGGGTGACCAGCCCGGCTTCGATGGTCTTGCCGAGGCCGACCTCGTCGGCCAGGATGGCCCGGCCCCCCAGGTCCTCCACCGCGCGCCGGGCGGCCTCGATCTGGTATCCCAGGTAGTGCACGCCCCGGCGCTCCCAGAGCCGTCGCAGCTCCGGCCAGCAGGCGAGGGCCATGCCCGTCACCTCCTCCGCGGGCCGGGTCCCGACCCGGATCCCCAAGCCGCCGGCACCGAGCGTCCGCGGCCTACACGGGGCTGGGCAGCCGGCCCGCTCCCACGTCCAGGCCGAGCCGGCGGCAGGCCGGGGTCAGGGAGCGGCGGCTGGCCGCGGCCCGCGCCCAGAGATCGCCCACGGCGCGCAACCGCGCCGGCGCCGTGCGCAGGTTCCAGGCGGCGGGCTCGACGCCGCGCTCCAGCTCCTCCCACGTCACCGGCATGGACACCGGCGCACCCGGCCGCGGCCGGGGACCGTAGACCGTGACCAGCGTCTTGCCCTTGCCGTTCTGCAGCACGTCCAGGTAGACCGTGGCCGGGGGCCGCCGGGCCACCGCCCGCACGGTGGTGACCAGGTCGGGCCGCAGCCGCTGGACCACCGCCGCCACCCGCCGCGCGAACGCGGTGACCACGGGATAAGGATGCTCCGGGATGACCGGGACGAACACGTGCAGGCCCGTGGCCCCCGACGTCTTCGCATAGGCGTCCAGGTCCAGGGCGGCCAGCACGTGGCGGACCAGGCGCCCCACCTCGACGGCCATGGCGAAGGTGGCCCCGGGACCGGGGTCCAGGTCGAAGACCACCCAGTCCGGACGGTCGGGGTGCCCGATGGTGGACAGCCACGGATGGATCTCGATGGCCGCCTGCTGGCCCAGCCACGCCAGGGTGGCCGGTTCGTCCGCCAGGAGGAACCGGATGGTGCGGCCCTCCCGGGTTCGGTAGGGCCAGGTGCGTACCCACGGCGGCGTCCCGGGCGGCGCGTCCTTCTGGTAGAATCCCGGGGCCTGGGCCCCGTCGGGGTAGCGGGTACAGACCAGCGGCCGGTCGCGCAGGTGCGGCAGGAGATACGGCGCCACGCGCACCCAGTAGTCGATCAGATCCGCCTTGGTCAGCCCGGCGTCGGGCCAGAGCAGCCGGTCCAGGTGGGAGAGCTCCAGCGTTCGACCGGCCACCTGCACCCGCAGCCGTTCTCCCGGCATGGGATCGGCCCTCCCCCGCCTCCCGGCCGCGGGCCGCACGCCGTGCCCCGCGCCGGCGACCGCCTCGGCGCCGCCCGGCGCGGCCCGCCGCGGGCGGGCCGGGGCTGGGAAGGGGACGCCGTCACCCCCGCCTCCGGCCCGGGGATGCCGCCGCGGGGGCGCTGGGGCCGGCGTCAGCCGTCCTCCCCTCGCTCGCGGGGGTTCCCTCCGGGGAGGTCCTCCCCGCGCTCGCGAGGGCTCGCTCCGGGGCGCCCGCGGGGGCTCCCTCCGGGGAGGCCTCGCCCTCGCCCAAGGGGGCCGTCGCCAGGACCGTCCGGGTCGCGGCCCGCGGCCGGGTGACCCGCGTCGGCGGGCAGCCGGCAGTCCCGCGGCGCCCGGTCGTCGCGCCAGCGCCGGAAGACGGGGTGCCGCAGGTGCCCCTGGGGCGTCCAGTGCAGGTAGGTCACCTCGCACACCAGGCTGGGCTCGACCCAGACCACCGGCCGGTGGCGGGCGCGCGCCGGCACCGTGGCGAAGGGGCAGGTGGCCCGCGGGCGGAGGCGTCCCAGCAAGTGGCGGATCGCCTCGCCGCCGAGGCCCGTGCTGACGTCGCCCACGTAGTGCAGCGCCCCGTCCGGACCGTAGAGCCCCAGGAGCAGGGTCCCCACCCCGGCCGCCCGGCCTCCGGGCACCACCCCGCCCACCACCGCCTCCAGCTCCCGTTCCGCCTTGATCTTCTGCCAGTGGTCGGTGCGCCATCCCGGCAAATAGGGGCTGTCCAGGCGCTTGGCCACCACGCCCTCCAGCCCCTGGTCGCGGACGCGGGCGAACAACGCCTCGCCCTGGCCCTCGACGCCGCGGGAGAGAGCGACGCCGGGCGCCGACCCCTGGGGGAAGAGGCGCTCCAGGCGGTGGACGCGGTCGGCCAGCGGGCGGCGAAGCCAGACCTCGCCGCCGAGCCCGAGGAGGTCGAAGACGACGAACAGCGCCGGAGCGATGGCGGCGGACCGGTCGCGGGCCGCGCCGGCCGCCGCGCGCACCCCTCCGGCCCGACGTTGGAGGGCGGCGAAGGAGGGCCGCCCGGCCACCAGGGCGACGATCTCCCCGTCCAAGACCGCGGCCGCCGGCAGCAGGCGGTGGAGGCCGGCCAGCTCGGGGAATCGCGGCGCCAGGTCGTGGCCGTGGCGGGACTGGAGGAAGGTGCGTCCCAGGACGGGGTCGGCGAAGGCCAGGCAGCGATACCCGTCCCACTTGACCTCGAAGCGGTAGGCCGGCGAGGAGAAGGGCGCGGGGGCCCGGCGGGCCAGCATCGGCGGCAGCCGGCCCGGGCACCAGAGCTCGTGCCACGTCCGCGGGATGGGCGGCCCTCCGCCCGCCACGGTCAGCCCCCCTCTGGCGCGACCCGGCGGCACGTCCGGCCCGACGGCCCGGCGGGCGACGCCGGCCGCCGGGACAGGGCGAGCCTCAGCGGACCGGGGCGCCCGCGCCCCGGCGGCCCTCCAGCTGCTCCAGGCTCGCCCGCAGCGCTTCCATGAGGTCGACCACCGGGGCCGGCTCGGGCGGCGCCACCACCGCCTCCTGCCCCTGGAGCTTGCGCTGGACCACCGTCAACAGGGCCTCCCGGTACCGGTCGCGGTAGCGGTCGGGATCGAA
The sequence above is drawn from the Thermaerobacter sp. FW80 genome and encodes:
- a CDS encoding FAD-dependent oxidoreductase is translated as MAERFDVVIVGAGPAGLSAGLVLARGGANVLILERGEYPGSKNVMGGVLYRHQLDELLPGFWREAPIERTIVEQNYWLLTPDAAVTFGYRTPRWADDPPNNFTVLRAKFDPWFAKKVEEAGATLITRTTVVDLIHDDRGRVVGVVAGRPEGEVYADVVILAEGVNNLLTQKAGLHDDWAMDEAALAVKEVIELPREKIEDRFGLEPGQGATVEMLGDATAGMLGMAFLYTNKESLSFGVGVLVKHLVYSGMNPNDLLERLKQHPKVRKLIEGGKVIEYSAKLIPEGGYKAIPRLFKDGLMVVGDAAGLTNAIHREGSNLAMTSGRIAGEVALEALAEGDTSSRVLCRYQQRLEETYVLKDLRKYNHANEFFDANPQFLRDYPELLSQVMREFFTVDSTPKWDKQAKIVRMVRQQRPLWRIAYDLYAMWRAIG
- a CDS encoding pseudouridine synthase; translated protein: MPAERLQKLLSRAGIASRRRAEAWIAAGRVTVNGRPAVLGTRADPERDVIAIDGRPLGDLPRRLARKRYVLFHKPRGMVTTLRDPQGRPSVGDFCRRVGLAGLHPVGRLDVDSEGLLLLTDDGELTFALTHPRHEVDKVYHVLVRGPLEARRLRRLRDGVLLDDGPARARAARILRRRPGGGWVEVVLREGRKRQVRRMCRAVGWDVVRLVRVAVGPLRLGRLAPGRWRPLTRAEVRALREAAGLSADGDEPAPAPRGGRDEGGVGDHGIGR
- a CDS encoding nicotinate phosphoribosyltransferase, with product MASAGEPETPATQGRVDSFATLDAVRPGPGRLHSATHEEIRRGATTDVYFVKTYEVLRHLGALDTPVTADVFANRAGILCGVEEVLELLRGLPVAVWAADEGQPVEAGQVVLRIQGPYGAFGLYETALLGMLASATGWATAARQVKEAAGETPVICFGARHVHPAVAPVMERAAVVGGMDGASCILGARLAGRDPVGTLPHAVMLIAGDTLTVAEAADRVFPPQEGRVVLVDTFQDEAVEAVRVAAAMGRRLAAVRLDTPSERGGVTPGLVREVKARLAQAGFGHVRVFVSGGITPERIPPLKAAGADAFGVGSYVAAAPPVDMTMDIKEVAGRPVAKRGRIPGAPADPRLRRRL
- a CDS encoding electron transfer flavoprotein subunit beta/FixA family protein — protein: MHVVVCLKQVPDSSEMRINPKTGTLVRQGVTSIINPYDVHALEAALQIKDQFGGEVTVVSMGPPFFEQSLKEAVAVGADRTILVSDRAMAGADTFATSRVLAEAIRRIEREFGPVDLICCGRQTIDGDTGQVGPGIAARLDIPVLTYVIRIREVNPQGRYIVVERKVEGGRQVVRSTLPALLTVEKELNELRYASLPGMLRAARHKPIVWNRETLGLDRTEVGLLGSPTIVAKSFTPPERKRDTVMIDGSDPRRAARELADRLLAHPTFRKAVLESRRAAAMAAAMAQGAGGAAGSSGDR
- a CDS encoding spore maturation protein — protein: MVWELVQLLSTWSIPALLVGIPIYGFLRGVRVYEAFVEGAKDGFWIGVQIIPYLVAILAAITAFRESGAMALLVHLAEPLLRPLGMPGEVLPLALVRPLSGGGAFGLMADLVRQHGPDSYIGRLATVMQGSTDTTFYILTVYFGSVCIRASRHALPVGLIADAVGILTSVLLVRALFG
- a CDS encoding RidA family protein, whose protein sequence is MSFERRLEELGLALPPVAPPVAAYVPGVLEDGWLYVSGQLPLREGQVLYRGKVGRDVTPDDGYAAARLCALNALAVVRAVAGSLDRVVRVVKVVGFVNSAPGFTGQPQVVNGASELLGQVFGERGRHARSAVGVAELPLDAAVEVEAVFRVEV
- a CDS encoding electron transfer flavoprotein subunit alpha/FixB family protein, which produces MSEGAMAKQAPAAAPAAGGRGGAAGAAPAAAQRRSAAARGPGGTPDLEAYRGVGIFIEQHGGQAAPVAWELAGIGRVLADKLGVELIGFVAGHQVEAVAREAVERGCDRVILMDHPALAVYRNEAYSRVLTPAIRQVKPEIFLLGATSTGRDLAGTIATTLQTGLTADCTQLDVDPETRLLDAIRPAFLEKQLAVILCKKHRPQMATVRPKMMEPAPRQPGRSGEIVRFPVDLDERSLRTQVLGVIDEPDPQAQLERADVVVAGGRGFQDPKNLKLLFDFAEVVGGVVGASRAIVDAGWIGREHQVGQTGLTVRPKVYFAFGISGAIQHTVGMQNAELIVAVNKDPQAPIFKVADFGVVGDLFQILPALQEELARRLDQLADEASASAGAAGGGEAQEGAAAAARAGA
- a CDS encoding ferredoxin family protein, whose amino-acid sequence is MSIQDKLYLDRFNADKQSHLFIIDPDVCLTKCPEQYCTKFCPAHVYEWDPEAQKILVGYEGCVECGTCRIGCPFRNIKWLNPRGGYGVQYRQG